A window from Cryobacterium sp. PAMC25264 encodes these proteins:
- a CDS encoding response regulator transcription factor, whose product MKILVVEDDDQMGALIERGLQAEGYDTTRVSNGVDALIAISGDGFSLAAIDVMLPQMSGFEICRRIRESGSTMPVLLLTARDTVDDRVFGLDSGADDYLTKPFAFAELSARVRALMRRRSMGAPLTLEIGNLVLDSRDLRVTVAGRAVSMSPKEVALLRLLCSRAGTTVDRTTILEEIWNGTSHIDPNIVDQYISYLRRKIDTEAAGVRIVTVRGAGYAVELAE is encoded by the coding sequence ATGAAGATCTTGGTCGTAGAAGACGATGACCAGATGGGCGCACTGATCGAGCGTGGGCTCCAGGCCGAGGGCTACGACACCACGCGGGTGTCCAACGGCGTCGACGCACTCATCGCCATCTCCGGAGACGGCTTCAGCCTCGCCGCCATCGACGTGATGCTGCCCCAGATGTCGGGTTTCGAGATCTGCCGACGCATCCGTGAATCGGGCAGCACCATGCCCGTACTGCTGCTGACCGCACGGGACACCGTGGACGACCGGGTCTTCGGACTCGACAGCGGCGCCGACGACTACCTCACCAAGCCGTTCGCTTTCGCTGAGCTTTCGGCCCGGGTTCGCGCTCTGATGCGGAGGCGCTCGATGGGCGCCCCGCTCACCCTGGAGATCGGCAACCTGGTGCTGGATTCGCGCGACCTGCGGGTCACCGTGGCCGGGCGGGCGGTCTCGATGAGCCCCAAGGAGGTCGCGCTGCTGCGCCTGCTCTGCAGCCGCGCCGGCACCACCGTCGACCGCACCACGATCCTCGAAGAGATCTGGAACGGCACGAGCCACATCGACCCGAACATCGTCGACCAATACATCAGCTACCTCCGCCGCAAGATCGACACCGAGGCCGCCGGGGTGCGCATCGTCACCGTGCGCGGCGCGGGGTATGCGGTGGAGCTCGCCGAGTGA
- a CDS encoding HAMP domain-containing sensor histidine kinase produces the protein MNRLRRIWLPALSIRARITVGSLLVATVLFSTAAFFFRLEVQSILTATNETMLRNDAEPLIGELAANPTEAIESPSEGQLLAIIDPDGVVRKSSLPRSLDRQITALSDLGPDPQTVNTPAATYLVSATTVTVPSGDWLVIAARSQQAPTLLLDELTGVLTLGTLILTIGFGLASWLLTGAALRPVTRLREEAESLSATGSSARLRVPAGKDEVSRLARTLNDFIERLRRGVDREKQIVSDASHELRTPLAVLQAQLELAHLDSGDAPALERDIRDASATAGRLSRLATNLLELSKLESEQTPPETDWPGLVGEVTASVDRARIVREGHELEVVYRIDGDDPVGYYGISSTNMGQLLDNLISNAVTAMSGHGSVTVSLSRSGVGALITVVDTGPGLPDEFIPLAFDRFSRPDSSRSSHSGGSGLGLAIVHAIVERANGTVQLRNTGAGLAVEIRLPRHIR, from the coding sequence GTGAACCGGCTGCGCCGCATCTGGCTGCCCGCCCTGTCGATCCGGGCCCGCATCACCGTGGGCAGCCTGCTTGTGGCCACCGTCCTGTTCAGTACCGCCGCGTTCTTTTTCCGCCTCGAGGTGCAGTCCATCCTCACCGCGACGAACGAGACCATGCTGCGCAACGACGCGGAGCCGTTGATCGGCGAACTCGCCGCCAATCCCACCGAAGCCATCGAAAGCCCCAGCGAGGGCCAGTTGCTGGCGATCATCGATCCCGACGGGGTCGTGCGCAAGTCGTCGCTACCGCGCAGCCTCGACCGGCAGATCACCGCCCTGTCCGACTTGGGTCCTGACCCGCAGACGGTCAACACGCCAGCGGCCACCTATCTGGTCTCGGCGACCACGGTCACCGTGCCCTCGGGCGACTGGCTGGTCATCGCCGCCCGCAGCCAGCAGGCGCCCACGCTGCTGCTCGACGAGCTCACCGGGGTGCTGACCCTGGGCACCCTGATTCTCACCATCGGATTCGGGTTGGCCTCCTGGCTGCTCACCGGCGCGGCACTGCGCCCGGTGACCCGGCTGCGCGAAGAGGCGGAGAGCTTGAGCGCCACGGGATCGTCGGCCCGGTTGCGCGTTCCGGCCGGCAAGGACGAGGTGAGCAGGCTGGCGCGCACCCTCAACGACTTCATCGAACGGCTCCGGCGGGGTGTGGACCGTGAGAAACAGATCGTGTCGGATGCGAGCCACGAGCTGCGCACCCCGCTCGCGGTGCTCCAGGCGCAACTCGAACTGGCCCATCTGGATTCCGGTGACGCCCCGGCTCTCGAGCGCGACATCCGGGATGCGTCGGCCACCGCTGGCCGGCTCAGCCGCCTGGCGACCAATCTGCTCGAGTTGAGCAAGCTCGAGAGCGAGCAGACACCGCCGGAAACGGACTGGCCCGGCCTTGTCGGCGAGGTCACGGCGTCGGTCGACCGCGCCCGGATCGTAAGGGAGGGCCACGAACTCGAGGTCGTCTACCGCATCGACGGTGACGACCCCGTCGGGTACTACGGCATCTCGAGCACCAATATGGGCCAACTCCTCGACAATTTGATCTCCAATGCGGTCACCGCCATGTCCGGCCACGGCAGCGTCACCGTCTCGCTCAGCCGGTCGGGCGTCGGCGCCCTCATCACGGTTGTCGACACGGGGCCAGGGCTGCCCGACGAGTTCATCCCACTCGCCTTCGACAGGTTCTCCCGGCCCGACAGCTCCCGATCCAGCCATTCGGGCGGCTCGGGGTTGGGCCTGGCGATCGTGCACGCGATTGTGGAACGCGCCAACGGCACCGTGCAACTCCGCAACACCGGCGCCGGGCTGGCCGTCGAAATCCGGCTGCCGCGGCACATCCGCTGA